The proteins below come from a single Aquila chrysaetos chrysaetos unplaced genomic scaffold, bAquChr1.4, whole genome shotgun sequence genomic window:
- the LOC115337781 gene encoding ubiquitin carboxyl-terminal hydrolase 42-like: MAAMGNDSLIAKGMAPQQRILFPPEKICMDWQRRQRAGAGLHNLGNTCFVNSVLQCLTYTAPLANYLLSREHSHSCRQQDFCMMCIMEAHVNKVLHSLVSAIQPRAVINVLTRIGEHFQLGRQEDAHEFLRYTVDAMQRACLSGSSELDMSSQATTIIHQIFGGFLRSRVTCLSCKAVSDSYEAFLDVPLDIKAASSVTAALEDFVKPEQLDGENCFKCSK; encoded by the exons ATGGCCGCAATGGGGAACGACTCCC TCATTGCCAAGGGAATGGCTCCACAACAAAGGATCCTCTTTCCCCCGGAGAAGATTTGCATGGATTGGCAGCGAAGACAGAGAGCTGGAGCGGGACTGCACAACCTGGGCAATACGTGCTTTGTCAACTCCGTCCTGCAGTGCCTGACGTACACAGCCCCTCTGGCCAACTACCTGCTCTCTCGTGAGCACAGCCATTCGT GTCGTCAGCAAGACTTCTGCATGATGTGCATAATGGAAGCGCACGTTAACAAGGTCCTGCATTCCTTAGTCAGTGCCATCCAGCCTAGGGCTGTCATCAACGTCCTCACAC GAATAGGAGAACATTTCCAGCTTGGCAGGCAGGAAGATGCCCACGAGTTCCTCCGCTATACTGTCGATGCCATGCAGAGAGCTTGTCTGAGCGGAAGCAGCGA ATTGGACATGTCTTCTCAAGCAACTACCATCATCCATCAAATATTTGGGGGCTTTCTGAGATCCAGAG TCACGTGCTTGAGCTGCAAAGCAGTTTCCGATTCCTACGAGGCTTTCCTGGATGTCCCTTTGGATATAAAA GCAGCCTCTTCTGTCACTGCAGCTCTGGAGGACTTTGTGAAACCCGAGCAGCTGGATGgtgaaaactgctttaaatgTAGCAAGTAA